A stretch of Ammospiza caudacuta isolate bAmmCau1 chromosome 18, bAmmCau1.pri, whole genome shotgun sequence DNA encodes these proteins:
- the PLA2G1B gene encoding phospholipase A2, translating to MKFLALLFLLSVGAASAEEVSPRAVWLFRELIKCTLPQSHPLLEFNHYGCYCGLGGSGTPVDDLDRCCQAHDNCYTQAKKMESCRFLVDNPYTKLYRYSCSNGQITCSSKNSECAAFICNCDRTAAMCFAKTPYNPEHMRLDKDKYCK from the exons ATGAAGTTCCTGgccctgcttttcctgctgtcgG TGGGCGCAGCCAGCGCCGAGGAGGTCTCGCCCCGGGCCGTGTGGCTGTTCCGTGAATTGATCAAGTGCACCctgccccaaagccacccccTGCTTGAATTCAACCACTACGGCTGCTACTGCGGCCTGGGGGGCAGCGGCACTCCCGTGGACGACCTCGACAG GTGCTGCCAAGCCCATGATAACTGCTACACACAGGCAAAGAAAATGGAATCCTGCAGATTCCTCGTGGACAACCCGTACACTAAGCTGTACCGCTACAGCTGCTCTAATGGGCAGATCACATGCAGCA GCAAGAACAGCGAGTGCGCCGCGTTCATCTGCAACTGCGACCGCACCGCAGCCATGTGCTTCGCCAAGACGCCCTACAACCCCGAGCACATGAGGCTGGACAAAGACAAATACTGCAAATAG